Below is a window of Mycolicibacterium chitae DNA.
ACCTTCATCGCCCACCGCGCCGACGCGATCGTGCTGGCCGGCTCCCGGCAAAGTGGCGACCTCGATCGGGAACTGGAGGTGGAGTTCGACCGCTATCGCGCCAACGGCGGACGCCTGGTGGTGATCGGCCAGCCGCTCGCCTTTGGCGGTGCCGTCGAGCCCGAAAACTATGCCGCCTCAGCCGAATTGGCCGATGCCCTGGTAGCCGAAGGTCACCGACAGTTCGCCGTGATCGGCGGACCGGGCAACATCCGCACCGCGGTGGATCGGCGCAACGGATTCGTCGACGCGCTGTGCAAGCTGGGGCTGAACACGGCGGTCGAGGTATCCGGAGAGTTCACCCGCGACGGCGGGTACTCCGCGGCCCGGCGCCTGGCGGCGGCATTGCAACTCGAGTCGGGCGCCGCGGCCCCGCCGGTCTGCGTATACGCCGTCACCGACGTGATGGCCATCGGGGCCATCGCCGCCTGGCGCGAACTCGACCTCCGGGTCCCCCAGGACGTGTGCATCGCCGGCTTCGACGACATCCCGACCCTGCGGGACCACACCCCCAGCCTGACCACCGTCGCACTCGAACTCGAACAGATCGGCGTCCGCGCCGTCGAACTGGCACTGGATACCGCGACCGACCTGCGCGAAAGTGCGCCGGGGCGGGTCATCCTGCGCGACAGCACGCGACTGGACTGAGCCTGGTCCCGCTGGCCTCGCCCGGCGGCGCACCTCGCAATGTGGTTGACAGTGTGTGCGACATCACGTTATCGTCGGTCCGGCTTCGGAAAGCGCATTCCCAATCGGGACGAGACGAGCTCTTGCAGCATGTTCGACCCGTGCAACTGCGACCTTGAGGACATCCCCATGGCGGCAACCACTTCGGCCCGCGCCCGCAAACCGGACGCCGGATCGGCCTCCACGCGCACCCGACCACCCGCGCGAAAGATCTTCTCCCCGCGCAGCACCGCGGCCTCTGTCTGGCGTCCCCTGGCGCTCGTCGTCGCGCTCTTGGCCGGCTGGTGGGCAGTCACCGCGGCGGACCTGGTCGCGCCCTACATCCTCCCGTCGCCCGCCGATACCTGGAGTGCCGCCGCCGACAACGCGGCCTACCTGGTGCAACACACCTGGGTGACCACCTGGGAGACTCTGGTCGGCTTCGTGATCGCGACCGTCCTGGGCGTGCTCATGGCGGTGGTGATGGTGTACTCGGCCAACCTGGAGAAGACGGTCTATCCGCTCATCCTCTTCGCGCAGGTCATCCCCAAGATCGCCGTGGCGCCGCTGTTCATCGTGTGGCTGGGTT
It encodes the following:
- a CDS encoding ABC transporter permease, with amino-acid sequence MAATTSARARKPDAGSASTRTRPPARKIFSPRSTAASVWRPLALVVALLAGWWAVTAADLVAPYILPSPADTWSAAADNAAYLVQHTWVTTWETLVGFVIATVLGVLMAVVMVYSANLEKTVYPLILFAQVIPKIAVAPLFIVWLGFGPSPKILVAVLMAFFPIVISGLAGMRSVDPEILELTSTMGASRFKTFAKIRLPASLPQLMSGLKVAATLAVTGAVVGEFVGANEGLGYVILQANGNIDTAMLFAALIIMSALGIVLFAIIEIAEKLLIPWHSSRRVVNSATA
- a CDS encoding LacI family DNA-binding transcriptional regulator encodes the protein MAAVTLQDVALRAGVSQATASRVLNGSSRVPGAGVADRVRAAARELGYVPNAQAQALARASTGLLGLVVHDIADPYFSSIVRGAQAAARVAGKQVLLASTGRDFDIERDSVSTFIAHRADAIVLAGSRQSGDLDRELEVEFDRYRANGGRLVVIGQPLAFGGAVEPENYAASAELADALVAEGHRQFAVIGGPGNIRTAVDRRNGFVDALCKLGLNTAVEVSGEFTRDGGYSAARRLAAALQLESGAAAPPVCVYAVTDVMAIGAIAAWRELDLRVPQDVCIAGFDDIPTLRDHTPSLTTVALELEQIGVRAVELALDTATDLRESAPGRVILRDSTRLD